From Medicago truncatula cultivar Jemalong A17 chromosome 7, MtrunA17r5.0-ANR, whole genome shotgun sequence, a single genomic window includes:
- the LOC11433417 gene encoding probable serine/threonine-protein kinase PBL7, producing MGWIPCSGNSGTKKKIVKMEVQDSVAPQIKATPGKLKRNSSTNSKDTSKNGSTEHIAAQTFSFRELATATRNFRAECLLGEGGFGRVYKGHLESINQVVAIKQLDRNGLQGNREFLVEVLMLSLLHHPNLVNLIGYCADGDQRLLVYEYMPLGCLEDHLHDISPAKKRLDWNTRMKIAAGAAKGLEYLHDKANPPVIYRDLKCSNILLGEGYHPKLSDFGLAKLGPVGENTHVSTRVMGTYGYCAPEYAMTGQLTLKSDVYSFGVVLLEIITGRKAIDYSKSAAEQNLVAWARPLFKDRRKFSQMADPMLQGQYPSRGLYQALAVAAMCVQEQANMRPVIADVVTALSYLALQKHDPNTVQNSRLAPSTPTRTRRGR from the exons ATGGGTTGGATTCCATGTTCTGGAAATTCAGGAACTAAGAAGAAGATAGTGAAGATGGAAGTTCAAGATAGTGTTGCTCCTCAGATTAAAGCTACCCCAG GAAAGTTGAAGAGGAATTCTTCAACAAATTCCAAAGATACATCTAAAAATGGGAGCACTGAACACATTGCAGCACAAACTTTCTCATTCCGTGAGTTAGCAACTGCAACTAGAAATTTTCGAGCAGAATGTCTTTTGGGGGAGGGAGGCTTTGGTAGAGTATACAAAGGGCATCTGGAAAGTATTAATCAG GTTGTCGCCATCAAGCAACTTGACCGAAACGGACTCCAAGGGAATAGGGAATTCCTTGTTGAAGTATTGATGTTAAGTCTACTTCACCACCCTAACCTTGTCAACCTTATTGGTTATTGCGCCGATGGAGATCAAAGGCTTTTAGTTTATGAATATATGCCATTAGGATGCTTGGAAGATCACTTGCATG ATATTTCTCCTGCCAAGAAACGGCTTGACTGGAACACACGAATGAAAATAGCTGCGGGGGCAGCAAAGGGGTTGGAATATCTACACGACAAAGCTAATCCTCCGGTCATATACCGAGATTTGAAGTGCTCCAACATTTTGCTTGGTGAAGGGTATCACCCAAAGTTatctgattttggtttggccAAACTAGGCCCGGTCGGAGAAAACACCCATGTATCGACAAGAGTTATGGGAACCTATGGATATTGTGCTCCAGAGTATGCGATGACTGGTCAACTCACTCTAAAATCAGATGTTTATAGCTTTGGCGTAGTTCTTCTCGAAATAATTACAGGAAGGAAAGCAATTGACTATTCGAAATCCGCAGCAGAACAAAATCTTGTAGCATGG GCTAGACCGTTGTTCAAAGATCGAAGGAAATTTTCACAAATGGCCGATCCTATGCTTCAAGGTCAGTATCCTTCAAGAGGTCTATACCAGGCCCTTGCTGTTGCAGCAATGTGTGTTCAGGAACAAGCTAACATGCGTCCGGTTATAGCTGATGTTGTCACGGCTTTGTCTTACCTTGCATTGCAAAAACACGATCCCAATACAGTCCAAAACTCTCGCCTCGCTCCTAGTACTCCTACTAGAACCAGGAGGGGGCGATGA
- the LOC11434745 gene encoding WRKY transcription factor 44 produces MMDIEEAERVVVAKPVASRPTCSSYKSFSELLAGAIDSTPPIASSQTTISAIRPKTVRFKPAMNIPPSQVNISGGALSSSSDMDPKPDTNQSLIYKPMAKFVSQTTVSLLANMGICSTNQQQPQKSRETNPQHLNHDNFRANMSSKLHQNITLPTETYQATESCMMAPQNIEEDQKALPSTNNADRPSYDGYNWRKYGQKQVKGSEYPRSYYKCTYPNCPVKKKVERSLDGEIAEIVYKGEHNHGKPQHQKRNSGATSGMISDGMVQDKVWSNNSNQNERNEGRIENQVKASLPDDSALETSCGLSGECEEGSKGFEAEEDDSRSKRRKNENQSNEVAVSEEGLVEPHIVMQSSVDSEVLGDGFRWRKYGQKVVKGNPYPRSYYRCTSINCNVRKHVERSIDDPKSFVTTYEGKHNHEMPLKNTTNMTSEKDSTTSLK; encoded by the exons ATGATGGATATTGAAGAAGCAGAAAGAGTAGTTGTTGCCAAACCAGTTGCTTCAAGGCCTACTTGTTCTTCTTACAAATCTTTCTCAGAACTTCTAGCAGGTGCAATCGATTCCACTCCTCCAATTGCATCTTCTCAAACTACAATATCCGCCATTAGGCCAAAGACAGTGAGGTTCAAGCCAGCAATGAATATCCCCCCTTCTCAG GTTAATATTTCTGGAGGTGCACTTAGCAGTTCTTCTGACATGGATCCCAAACCTGATACCAATCAATCTCTCATTTACAAACCAATGGCAAAATTTGTGTCACAAACAACCGTCTCTCTGTTGGCAAACATG GGAATTTGCAGTACTAATCAGCAACAACCACAGAAATCAAGGGAGACCAATCCTCAGCATCTTAACCATGACAACTTTAGAGCTAACATGAGCTCGAAATTACATCAGAACATTACCCTTCCTACAGAAACATATCAGGCCACAGAATCTTGTATGATGGCACCACAGAACATTGAGGAGGACCAAAAAGCATTACCATCCACAAATAATGCTGATAGACCTTCGTATGATGGATATAACTGGAGAAAATATGGACAGAAGCAAGTAAAAGGAAGCGAGTATCCTCGAAGTTATTACAAGTGCACATATCCTAATTGTCCAGTTAAAAAGAAAGTTGAAAGATCATTAGATGGTGAGATTGCAGAAATTGTTTATAAAGGTGAACACAACCATGGAAAGCCACAACATCAAAAGCGAAACTCGGGAGCAACATCAGGAATGATTTCTGATGGAATGGTTCAAGATAAAGTATGGAGTAATAATAGTAATCAGAATGAAAGGAATGAAGGAAGAATAGAGAATCAAGTCAAAGCTTCACTGCCTGATGATTCTGCTCTAGAAACTTCTTGTGGTCTAAGTGGGGAATGTGAGGAAGGAAGCAAAGGATTTGAGGCAGAGGAAGATGACTCTAGAAGTAAAAGAag GAAAAATGAGAATCAATCAAATGAAGTGGCAGTATCAGAGGAAGGTTTAGTAGAGCCACACATTGTTATGCAAAGTTCTGTGGATTCTGAAGTCCTTGGAGATGGCTTTCGCTGGAGGAAATATGGGCAGAAGGTGGTGAAGGGAAATCCATATCCCAG AAGTTACTATAGATGTACTAGTATCAACTGTAACGTTCGCAAGCATGTGGAGAGATCAATAGATGATCCAAAATCATTTGTGACTACATATGAAGGAAAGCACAACCATGAGATGCCactcaagaacacaacaaaTATGACATCTGAAAAAGATTCAACGACTTCTCTTAAGTAA
- the LOC11432926 gene encoding adenylate kinase 1, chloroplastic, translating into MAAITRLVKRTTSFYPLARGFSSSSYSHASPRENRNIQWVFLGCPGVGKGTYASRLCNLLGVPHIATGDLVRHELSSNGPLSSQLSEIVNQGQLVSDEIIMSLLSKRLAEGQAKGESGFILDGFPRTIKQAEILEGVTDIDLVVNLKIREEALLAKCLGRRTCSQCGGNFNVASINIKGENGCPGISMDPLLPPEHCMSKLITRSDDTEPVVKERLRIYNELSQPVEGFYRSRGKLMEFELPGGIPESWPKLLHALNLDDEEKQSAAA; encoded by the exons ATGGCGGCCATAACCCGCCTCGTTAAACGCACCACTTCCTTTTATCCCTTAGCGCGTGGATTCTCCTCCTCCTCATATTCTCACGCGTCACCGCGTGAAAACAGGAATATTCAGTGGGTTTTCTTAGGCTGTCCCGGCGTTGGTAAAGGCACCTACGCCAGCCGCCTCTGTAACCTCCTCGGTGTTCCTCACATCGCTACCGGAGATCTTGTTCGCCATGAGCTTTCCTCCAATGGCCCCCTTTCTTCCCAG CTATCAGAAATCGTAAATCAAGGCCAATTAGTGTCAGATGAAATTATTATGAGCTTGTTGTCTAAGAGACTGGCTGAAGGACAAGCCAAAGGTGAATCAGGTTTCATTCTTGATGGTTTTCCTCGAACAATAAAGCAAGCA GAAATATTGGAAGGGGTGACAGACATTGACTTGGTGGTCAATCTGAAGATCCGAGAAGAAGCACTGCTTGCAAAATGCCTTGGTAGGAGAACTTGCAGTCAGTGTGGAGGAAATTTTAATGTTGCCTCCATTAACATCAAGGGTGAGAATGGGTGCCCTGGAATTAGTATGGATCCCCTGCTTCCTCCTGAGCATTGCATGTCCAAGCTCATCACTCGTTCTGATGATACTGAACCAGTAGTCAAAGAAAGGCTTCGTATATACAATGAATTG AGTCAACCTGTGGAGGGATTTTACCGTAGCAGAGGAAAACTAATGGAGTTTGAGCTTCCTGGAGGGATCCCGGAATCTTGGCCAAAGTTGTTGCATGCTCTTAATCTAGATGATGAAGAGAAGCAGTCTGCTGCAGCATAA
- the LOC11427133 gene encoding thioredoxin-like protein AAED1, chloroplastic has translation MACSTTLLSNSFHLNQLTNKCKLHVYPTLSLNQNFPIYSNNPLKLHPVSTTIPFASGSAGVKSPVLGDDTSSSLELVKVFDLEGNGIPISDLWKDRKAVVAFARHFGCVLCRKRADYLASKKDIMDASGVALVLIGPGNIDQAKAFAEQTKFKGEIYADPAQSSYEALKFVSGVLTTFTPKAGLKIIELYMEGYRQDWKLSFEKDTVSRGGWQQGGIIVAGPGKGNISYIHKDKEAGDDPEIEDILKACCS, from the exons ATGGCGTGCTCTACAACGCTTTTGTCGAATTCTTTTCACCTTAACCAACTTACAAATAAATGTAAGCTACATGTATATCCCACACTTTCACTTAATCAAAACTTTCCAATATATTCTAATAATCCACTCAAACTGCATCCTGTATCCACCACTATACCCTTTGCTTCTGGTTCTGCAG GAGTTAAGTCTCCAGTGCTGGGTGATGATACCTCAAGTTCACTCGAATTGGTGAAAGtctttgatttggaaggaaatgGGATTCCAATATCTGACTTGTGGAAAGATAGGAAAGCAGTTGTTGCATTTGCTCGTCACTTTGG GTGTGTGCTTTGCCGCAAAAGAGCTGATTATCTTGCATCCAAGAAG GATATAATGGACGCATCTGGTGTAGCACTTGTATTGATTGGACCTGGCAACATTGATCAG GCCAAAGCCTTTGCTGAGCAAACAAAATTTAAAGGAG AAATCTATGCAGACCCTGCTCAATCGTCATATGAGGCCTTAAAATTTGTTTCTGGAGTTTTAACCACATTTACCCCCAAA GCAGGTCTTAAAATAATAGAATTGTATATGGAAGGTTATCGACAAGATTGGAAGCTTTCATTTGAAAAGGATACTGTTAGCAGAGGAGGCTG GCAACAAGGAGGAATTATAGTTGCAGGTCCTGGTAAAGGTAACATCTCCTACATTCACAAG GACAAAGAAGCAGGAGATGACCCAGAAATTGAAGATATCTTAAAAGCATGTTGCTCGTGA
- the LOC11430650 gene encoding pentatricopeptide repeat-containing protein At5g02830, chloroplastic, with the protein MRDFVILGSSIITPRSSSSSSSTPQHRHTIIKSHKSSLPNLSPRNNSTSLLQTPLILKEFETVLHGELDSDVDVELLANAVLIGIQDRNVRTVIDSLNKVEGLSEISLSTHLDASAIANECCHMVTCGHIEEAVELMEVLSRFQLSIAKLVQPSDIIKRCILSRKPTLAVRYASLLPQAPVLFCSIISEFSKRRDLVSALKAYDALKKNLKGPNMYIYRAIIDACGLCGDFMKSRYIYEDLLNQKITPNIYVFNSLMNVNAHDLSYSLNLYQNMQKLGLKPDMASYNILLKACCVAGRVDVAQDMYRDLKHLESVGQLKLDVFTYSTIIKVFADAKLWQMALKIKRDMLSAGVSLNTIAWSSLINACAHAGLVEQAIQLFEEMLLAGCEPNTQCFNIILHACVEGCQYDRAFRLFHSWKGSKMLVPLDESCNSNSEQGGMHNVTTVPTGISSSHILSFTERFPFTPTTTTYNILLKACGTNYYHAKALINEMRTVGLSPNQISWSILINICGASENVDGVIEILRTMVDAGIKPDVISYTTAIKVCVESKNFTQALTLYREMKSYGTHPNLVTYNTLLRARSKYGSLREVQQGLAIYQDMRKAGYKSNDYYLEELIEEWCEGVIQDNEEYEGEEFSSSKKSEIERPQSLLLEKIASHLLKRVADILAIDVQGLTKVEARLVILAVLRMIKENYAIGHSVKDDILIIIGATKADENPSKEILVVQEAMVKLLTNELGLEALPATTRFAPSHTPKLQNPEFSNLTIEALPGENALPTSMGFHTRRPAVLQRLKVTKKSLHRWLQRKSNVK; encoded by the exons ATGAGAGATTTTGTGATCCTCGGTTCATCCATCATCACTCCACGttcatcctcatcctcatctTCCACTCCACAACACCGCCACACCATAATCAAATCCCACAAATCCTCTCTTCCAAACCTCTCTCCACGGAACAATTCTACTTCCCTTCTTCAAACCCCTCTCATTCTCAAAGAATTTGAAACTGTCCTACACGGCGAGCTTGATTCCGATGTGGATGTTGAGCTCTTGGCCAATGCGGTTCTCATTGGCATCCAAGACAGAAATGTTCGGACTGTGATTGACAGTTTGAATAAAGTTGAGGGACTTTCTGAGATTTCACTTTCTACTCATCTTGATGCCTCTGCCATTGCTAATGAGTGTTGTCATATGGTTACTTGTGGTCATATTGAAGAAGCTGTTGAATTGATGGAGGTTCTCTCAC GTTTCCAGTTATCAATTGCAAAACTTGTTCAGCCATCTGACATTATAAAAAGATGTATTCTTAGTCGTAAGCCAACTTTAGCTGTGAG GTATGCGTCACTTCTTCCACAAGCACCTGTATTATTTTGTAGCATCATATCTGAATTTAGCAAAAGGAGGGATTTGGTTTCTGCTCTAAAAGCTTACGATGCATTGAAAAAGAACTTGAAAGGTCCCAATATGTACATATACCGGGCAATAATTGACGCTTGTGGTCTCTGTGGCGATTTCATGAAATCTAGGTACATATATGAG GATTTGCTTAATCAGAAAATCACTCCAAATATATATGTGTTCAACAGTCTCATGAATGTGAATGCCCATGATCTCAGCTACTCGTTAAATCTATATCAGAATATGCAG AAGCTAGGCCTGAAACCCGATATGGCATCCTATAACATCCTACTGAAAGCTTGCTGTGTTGCTGGAAGAGTTGACGTGGCTCAAGACATGTATAGGGATCTTAAGCATTTGGAATCAGTGGGACAGCTGAAATTAGATGTTTTCACCTACAGCACAATTATAAAG GTCTTTGCAGATGCAAAATTGTGGCAAATGGCTCTAAAAATCAAGCGCGACATGCTGTCTGCTGGCGTTTCTCTTAATACTATTGCGTGGTCATCATTAATCAATGCCTGTGCACATGCAGGGCTTGTTGAGCAGGCAATTCAGTTATTTGAAGAAATGCTTTTGGCTGGCTGTGAACCAAATACACAGTGTTTCAACATAATTTTACATGCATGTGTTGAAGGTTGCCAGTATGACAGGGCTTTTCGCCTTTTCCACTCATGGAAGGGAAGTAAGATGTTAGTGCCCTTAGATGAAAGCTGCAATAGCAATTCAGAGCAGGGAGGCATGCATAATGTTACCACAGTGCCAACCGGCATTTCTAGTTCACATATCTTGAGCTTTACTGAGAGGTTCCCTTTCACACCCACTACAACAACATACAATATTTTACTGAAGGCCTGTGGTACTAATTACTATCATGCAAAAGCGTTAATCAACGAGATGAGAACAGTGGGTCTTTCCCCGAATCAAATAAGCTGGTcaattttgataaatatatgCGGCGCATCAGAAAATGTGGATGGTGTCAttgag ATTTTGAGAACCATGGTTGATGCTGGAATTAAACCGGATGTTATTTCATATACAACAGCCATTAAG GTTTGTGTCGAAAGTAAGAATTTTACGCAGGCATTAACCTTATATAGAGAAATGAAAAGCTATGGGACGCATCCAAATTTG GTGACATATAATACACTTCTAAGGGCACGCAGTAAATACGGATCCTTACGTGAAGTGCAACAGGGCCTAGCTATATATCAAGATATGCGAAAGGCGGG GTACAAATCAAATGACTACTATCTTGAGGAGCTGATTGAGGAGTGGTGTGAAGGAGTAATACAAGACAACGAAGAGTACGAAGGAGAAGAATTTTCTTCCAGCAAGAAATCTGAAATAGAGAGACCTCAAAGTTTACTTCTTGAAAAAATTGCGTCACACCTGTTAAAGAGGGTAGCTGACATCCTGGCAATTGATGTTCAAGGGCTCACAAAG GTTGAAGCCCGCCTGGTGATTCTCGCTGTTCTTCGAATGATCAAAGAGAACTACGCTATTG GGCATTCAGTGAAGGATGACATCTTGATCATCATAGGAGCTACCAAAGCAGATGAAAATCCATCCAAAGAGATATTAGTTGTGCAAGAGGCTATGGTAAAACTTCTTACGAATGAACTGGGGCTCGAGGCTCTTCCAGCCACAACCAGATTCGCACCTAGTCACACACCAAAGTTACAAAACCCCGAATTTTCTAATCTCACCATAGAAGCACTCCCAGGAGAGAATGCATTACCCACATCAATGGGGTTTCACACAAGGAGACCTGCAGTTCTACAAAGATTGAAGGTCACCAAAAAATCATTACACCGTTGGTTGCAGAGGAAGTCAAACGTAAAATAG
- the LOC11441964 gene encoding uncharacterized protein, which yields MDIHTHISIPTTFISHRFSSPTQTLSSSSFHSYFPFKFVVCSKRDDQSQTNADNNGDKSSTDWDKAWSNFKKQGKKTLFSNFSPNKYVSWNPRRSDFPLSEEVDPIKRTERSNLKFWTSPTFTLGGALIILIVLLLYTLQAPINK from the exons ATGGATATTCACACACACATTTCAATACCCACAACTTTTATATCCCATCGTTTCTCTTCACCAACCCAAACTTTATCATCCTCTTCTTTCCATTCCTATTTCCCCTTCAAATTTGTAGTATGTTCCAAAAGGGACGATCAATCTCAAACAAACGCCGATAACAATG GTGATAAATCATCAACGGATTGGGACAAGGCATGGTCAAACTTCAAGAAGCAGGGAAAAAAAACTCTCTTCTCAAATTTTTCTCCAAATAAATATGTGAGCTGGAATCCTAGGCGTTCAGATTTTCCACTTTCTGAAGAGGTTGATCCTATCAAGAGAACAGAAAGATCAAACCTTAAGTTCTGGACTAGTCCTACTTTTACTTTAGGTGGGGCACTTATTATTCTCATAGTTCTTTTGTTGTACACCCTTCAAGCACCAATCAACAAGTAA